In one window of Gossypium arboreum isolate Shixiya-1 chromosome 4, ASM2569848v2, whole genome shotgun sequence DNA:
- the LOC108458190 gene encoding mitochondrial uncoupling protein 1, translating into MVADQKGKSDISFAGTFASSAFAACFAELCTIPLDTAKVRLQLQKKALGGDAAALPKYRGLLGTVGTIAREEGLAALWKGVIPGLHRQCLFGGLRIGMYEPVKNFYVGKDHVGDVPLTKKILAALTTGALGITVANPTDLVKVRLQAEGRLPPGVPRRYSGALNAYSTIARQEGVKALWTGIGPNIARNAIINAAELASYDQVKQTILKIPGFTDNVVTHLLSGLGAGFFAVCIGSPVDVVKSRMMGDSAYKSTLDCFIKTLKYDGPMAFYKGFIPNFGRLGSWNVIMFLTLEQAKKIVRDLESS; encoded by the exons ATGGTGGCTGATCAAAAGGGTAAATCCGATATCTCCTTCGCTGGAACCTTTGCCAGCAGCGCTTTCGCTGCTTGCTTTGCTGAG TTATGTACAATTCCTTTGGACACTGCTAAAGTTAGGCTCCAGCTTCAGAAGAAAGCTCTTGGTGGAGATGCTGCAGCCTTACCGAAATACAGGGGTTTGTTAGGTACAGTTGGTACTATTGCTAGAGAAGAAGGTTTAGCTGCACTATGGAAAGGTGTTATTCCTGGATTACATCGCCAATGTCTTTTTGGTGGCTTGAGAATTGGGATGTATGAGCCT GTTAAGAATTTTTATGTTGGAAAAGATCACGTTGGAGACGTTCCTTTGACCAAGAAGATACTTGCTGCCCTTACAACTG GTGCTCTAGGAATTACAGTGGCAAATCCAACCGATCTTGTGAAAGTTCGACTTCAAGCTGAAGGGCGATTACCTCCTGGAGTTCCTAGGCGCTATTCTGGGGCACTTAATGCTTATTCAACTATTGCTAGACAG GAAGGAGTTAAGGCTCTTTGGACTGGGATTGGACCCAATATAGCACGAAATGCTATTATAAATGCTGCTGAACTTGCAAGCTACGATCAAGTAAAGCAG ACGATTTTGAAAATCCCTGGATTCACTGATAATGTTGTCACTCATCTCCTTTCTGGTCTTGGGGCTGGATTTTTTGCCGTCTGTATTGGTTCTCCAGTTGATGTG GTTAAGTCAAGAATGATGGGAGATTCAGCTTACAAGAGCACGCTCGATTGTTTTATCAAAACTTTGAAATATGAT GGACCTATGGCTTTTTACAAGGGTTTTATCCCGAATTTTGGACGGCTAGGATCATGGAATGTGATCATGTTTCTTACCTTAGAACAG GCAAAGAAAATTGTGAGAGATCTAGAGTCATCTTAA